In Anaerobacillus isosaccharinicus, one genomic interval encodes:
- the ppaX gene encoding pyrophosphatase PpaX, giving the protein MKIDTVLFDLDGTLINTNELIIASFLHTLDHYFPNEYTRERVIEFIGPSLHDSFSRLIPDKVEEMTHMYRTFNHEKHDELVEEYETVKETVKALHEKGYKLAVVTTKRSETARMGLKLTGLEQYFPVLVGIDDVENVKPNPEPLLMALGQLNSSPERAIMVGDSQYDVLGGKNTGTKTAAVAWTIKGREFLESYEPDVMLETMSDLLTYLGEDSLG; this is encoded by the coding sequence ATGAAGATAGATACAGTGTTATTTGATTTAGATGGTACGTTAATTAATACAAATGAGCTAATTATCGCCTCTTTTTTGCATACGTTAGATCATTATTTTCCGAATGAGTACACGCGTGAAAGAGTTATCGAATTTATCGGTCCATCACTACATGATAGTTTCAGCCGTTTAATTCCTGATAAGGTCGAAGAAATGACTCATATGTACCGCACGTTTAATCATGAAAAGCATGATGAATTAGTAGAAGAGTATGAAACGGTGAAAGAAACGGTCAAAGCTCTTCATGAAAAAGGGTACAAGCTAGCCGTTGTAACAACAAAGCGTTCAGAAACAGCACGAATGGGATTGAAATTAACAGGCCTTGAGCAGTACTTCCCTGTCCTCGTCGGTATTGATGACGTCGAAAATGTAAAACCAAATCCTGAGCCATTATTAATGGCACTGGGCCAATTAAATTCTTCACCGGAGCGAGCGATTATGGTTGGTGACAGCCAATATGACGTTTTAGGTGGGAAAAATACGGGTACGAAAACAGCAGCAGTAGCATGGACAATTAAAGGAAGAGAATTCCTAGAGTCGTATGAGCCTGATGTAATGCTTGAAACAATGTCAGACCTACTGACTTATTTAGGAGAAGATTCCCTTGGCTAG
- a CDS encoding nucleoside recognition domain-containing protein: MGSLKRGLLVGLQTTWTLGKIIFPITLLVTIIGYTPLLNWLAQILSPVMNLIGLSGEAAIPLVLGNVLNLYAAIGAILTLDLSVKEVFILAVMLSFSHNLLVESAVATKVGIRMSVVLGVRIGLALFSAAAINFFWDGGSEKAQYGLVSSGQTTDVSGWGAIIYQGLESATLGVFQLALIVIPIMVGIQIMKDLNWLSWFSKAMSPFTKMLGMKENTSTTLAAGLVFGLAYGAGVMMQAVKEDGVKKKDLYLAFIFLVACHAVIEDTLLFIPLGIPIWPLFLIRLVTAIVLTILVAFVWNRLEKKEKVEEGKENVEYKM, encoded by the coding sequence TTGGGTAGTTTAAAAAGGGGATTACTAGTAGGATTACAGACAACTTGGACGTTAGGAAAGATCATTTTTCCGATTACCCTTTTAGTAACGATTATTGGTTATACACCGTTATTAAACTGGCTTGCTCAAATTCTCTCACCAGTCATGAACTTAATTGGTTTGTCAGGAGAGGCTGCCATTCCATTAGTTTTAGGGAACGTTTTAAATTTATATGCGGCGATTGGTGCGATTTTAACGCTAGATTTATCCGTAAAAGAAGTTTTTATCCTTGCAGTGATGCTTTCGTTTTCTCATAATTTATTAGTTGAATCAGCAGTGGCTACGAAAGTTGGGATTCGTATGTCGGTCGTTTTAGGAGTCAGAATTGGTCTAGCTCTTTTTTCAGCGGCAGCCATCAATTTTTTCTGGGACGGTGGCAGTGAAAAAGCCCAATACGGCTTAGTTTCTTCAGGACAAACAACAGACGTCTCAGGCTGGGGCGCGATCATCTATCAAGGATTGGAAAGTGCAACATTAGGAGTTTTTCAGTTAGCGCTCATTGTCATTCCAATTATGGTCGGGATCCAAATTATGAAAGATTTAAACTGGCTTAGCTGGTTTTCAAAAGCGATGTCACCATTTACAAAAATGCTAGGTATGAAAGAGAATACGTCAACGACATTAGCAGCAGGGCTTGTGTTTGGGCTTGCTTATGGTGCAGGCGTGATGATGCAAGCAGTTAAAGAAGATGGGGTCAAAAAGAAGGACTTATACTTAGCGTTTATTTTTCTTGTGGCATGCCATGCTGTCATAGAGGATACGCTCCTCTTTATCCCGTTAGGCATTCCGATTTGGCCGCTATTTCTCATCCGCCTCGTAACTGCCATCGTCCTAACCATTCTCGTCGCATTTGTCTGGAATAGGTTGGAGAAGAAGGAGAAAGTTGAAGAAGGAAAAGAAAATGTAGAATACAAAATGTAA
- the lgt gene encoding prolipoprotein diacylglyceryl transferase, whose protein sequence is MIFQIQPINPVAIDLGFLTVYWYGLIIGFGAFLGYLIANREAVKRGLPKDMLADLLLFAIPIAILTSRLYYVLFKWEYYIQHPGKILAIWEGGLAIHGGLIGAIVFGYYFAKKRGVSFWKLADIAAPSILLGQAIGRWGNFMNQEAHGGPVDPQFLHNLQIPQFIIDQMYINGQHYHPTFLYESLWSLLGVAILIYLRRVNLRRGQLFLGYVIWYSVGRFFIEGLRTDSLMMFDLLRTAQVVSLVSIIGAVILLVYRNKMGLADERYLDDEPEKKEIKKKPNKKKKK, encoded by the coding sequence ATGATTTTTCAAATTCAGCCTATAAACCCTGTAGCGATTGATCTTGGGTTTTTAACAGTTTATTGGTATGGGCTAATCATTGGTTTCGGGGCGTTTTTAGGCTATCTAATTGCTAATCGCGAGGCGGTTAAGCGTGGTTTGCCTAAAGATATGCTAGCGGATTTATTACTTTTTGCAATACCAATTGCCATTCTTACGTCAAGATTATATTACGTTCTTTTTAAATGGGAATATTACATTCAACATCCTGGAAAAATCCTTGCGATTTGGGAAGGTGGATTGGCAATTCACGGTGGTTTAATCGGTGCCATCGTTTTTGGGTATTACTTTGCGAAAAAACGTGGTGTTTCGTTTTGGAAACTAGCAGACATTGCAGCGCCAAGTATTTTACTAGGTCAAGCAATTGGACGCTGGGGGAACTTCATGAATCAGGAGGCTCACGGTGGTCCAGTAGATCCTCAATTTTTGCACAATCTGCAAATACCACAATTTATCATTGACCAAATGTACATTAATGGTCAGCATTATCATCCAACATTTTTATATGAGTCTCTTTGGAGTTTACTAGGGGTCGCGATTTTAATTTATCTCCGTCGTGTTAATTTACGCCGCGGTCAGCTTTTCTTAGGGTATGTTATTTGGTACTCAGTAGGTCGTTTTTTTATCGAAGGGTTACGTACAGATAGCTTAATGATGTTTGATTTATTAAGAACAGCGCAAGTAGTTTCACTTGTGTCAATTATTGGTGCTGTGATTTTACTTGTTTACCGTAATAAAATGGGGCTAGCAGACGAGCGCTATTTAGATGACGAACCAGAGAAAAAAGAAATAAAAAAGAAACCAAACAAAAAGAAAAAGAAATAG
- the hprK gene encoding HPr(Ser) kinase/phosphatase, with the protein MPKVTAHDLMEKFNLKLISGEEGIYRPITTSDISRPGMEMAGYFNYYPAQRVQLLGKTELTFFEQLSDTEKVDRMERLCTYDTPAIIISREMEIPLQLLEASAKVGVPVMSSNLTTTRLSSTLTNYLESQLAPMTAVHGVLIDIYGIGVMITGSSGVGKSETALDLVRRGHRLVADDSVEIRQEHDGMLVGRSPDIIRHLLEIRGLGIINVMTLFGAGAVRLFTPIAMVVHLEIWDQTKAYDRLGLDEETIRIFNTDLPKITVPVRPGRNLAVIIEVAAMNFRLKRMGINAAEEFNQRLTNVITDGDREEF; encoded by the coding sequence ATGCCAAAAGTTACAGCACATGATTTAATGGAAAAGTTCAATCTGAAATTAATTAGTGGCGAAGAAGGGATTTATCGCCCAATTACGACAAGTGATATTTCTCGTCCGGGAATGGAAATGGCAGGTTATTTCAACTATTACCCTGCACAGCGTGTTCAATTATTAGGAAAAACGGAGCTGACGTTTTTTGAACAGCTTTCCGATACCGAAAAGGTTGACCGCATGGAACGACTTTGTACATATGATACGCCGGCAATTATTATCTCTAGGGAAATGGAAATCCCACTACAATTACTTGAAGCTTCGGCAAAAGTGGGCGTTCCTGTGATGAGCTCTAATTTAACAACAACACGACTTAGTAGTACGTTAACAAACTACTTAGAAAGTCAGCTAGCACCAATGACCGCGGTTCATGGTGTCTTAATCGATATCTATGGAATTGGTGTCATGATCACTGGATCGAGTGGTGTTGGAAAAAGTGAGACAGCACTAGATCTTGTGCGAAGAGGTCATCGTCTTGTCGCTGATGACTCGGTTGAAATACGCCAAGAGCATGATGGGATGTTAGTTGGACGATCACCAGACATCATTCGCCATTTGCTAGAAATTCGTGGGCTAGGAATTATTAATGTGATGACTTTATTTGGCGCGGGTGCTGTTCGGTTATTTACGCCAATTGCAATGGTCGTCCATCTCGAAATTTGGGATCAAACAAAAGCGTATGACCGCCTTGGCCTAGATGAAGAGACAATAAGAATTTTTAATACTGACTTGCCAAAAATTACGGTTCCGGTTCGTCCAGGAAGAAACTTAGCAGTAATTATTGAAGTGGCAGCGATGAACTTTCGCCTCAAAAGAATGGGCATCAATGCTGCAGAGGAATTCAACCAAAGACTTACAAACGTAATCACAGATGGTGATCGAGAGGAATTTTAA
- a CDS encoding phage holin family protein, translated as MRWLIHLLVNSVVLVVVAGYFDGFYLESVSAAILASVLLSIINVILKPILVILTLPVTVITFGFFLFVINAITLMITASLMGDAFQISGFGMAVFAAIIISILNMLINTFVVKPMQKK; from the coding sequence ATGCGCTGGCTTATTCATCTTCTTGTCAATAGTGTCGTCCTTGTCGTTGTTGCCGGTTATTTTGATGGATTTTATTTAGAAAGTGTCTCTGCAGCCATCCTTGCAAGTGTCTTGCTATCCATAATTAATGTGATTTTAAAACCAATCCTCGTGATCTTAACATTACCTGTTACCGTAATAACGTTTGGCTTTTTCTTATTTGTCATTAACGCGATTACGCTGATGATTACTGCAAGCTTAATGGGGGATGCGTTTCAAATTTCCGGGTTTGGTATGGCTGTTTTCGCAGCAATCATCATTAGTATCCTAAATATGCTCATCAATACCTTTGTCGTCAAACCAATGCAAAAAAAATAG
- a CDS encoding PspC domain-containing protein: protein MKRLYRTEQDRKLTGVCGGLGKYLDIDPTVVRIIFVVLIIPTAFFVMPIAYLIGTLLIPNEGDVQ, encoded by the coding sequence GTGAAAAGGTTATATCGAACCGAGCAAGATCGGAAATTAACAGGGGTTTGCGGCGGCTTAGGCAAATATTTAGATATTGATCCAACAGTAGTGAGGATTATTTTTGTCGTGCTAATTATTCCAACGGCATTTTTCGTTATGCCGATTGCGTATTTAATAGGGACATTGCTCATCCCTAACGAAGGGGACGTACAGTAA
- a CDS encoding DUF4097 family beta strand repeat-containing protein produces MQEERKMILKMIEDGKITAEEGVSLLKELGETEKKEPKREANTYLSNDVDWENGHDYRGKYSQPSFTNRFTDFIEQAVQKIKEFDLDLNFGNSVEIDHIFHHRDSNISRVDIAVENGSVNFVPWDENDVRVECKVKVYREKEVEAARKYFLEEVSFNVTDDKLRFKSREKSLKINAIVYIPRKDFEEVKLYTFNGQLNGDVIEAARFEAKTVNGRISIDKLSGSKVTLETVNGSITVNKLAAEKVEAKTVHGTIHLPVTGGEADVETLNGTIKYKLTEKVKSKAYLKTTTGSIEITIPSEMKTEGEFKTVVGGFTCDLPKMEVLDEKKDIVNKFVTFVSNKGIEPVFYVEAEARTGSILIQN; encoded by the coding sequence ATGCAGGAAGAACGTAAAATGATCTTGAAAATGATTGAGGACGGAAAGATTACCGCAGAAGAGGGCGTCTCTCTCCTTAAGGAATTAGGAGAAACAGAAAAGAAAGAACCTAAGAGGGAAGCCAACACGTATTTATCAAATGATGTTGATTGGGAAAACGGCCATGATTATCGTGGCAAATACAGTCAACCATCATTTACAAACCGTTTTACAGATTTTATTGAGCAAGCTGTTCAAAAAATTAAAGAGTTTGACCTTGATTTAAACTTCGGCAACTCGGTGGAAATAGACCACATTTTTCATCATCGGGACAGCAATATTTCAAGAGTAGATATCGCTGTTGAAAATGGGAGTGTTAATTTCGTACCATGGGATGAAAACGATGTTCGTGTCGAGTGTAAAGTAAAGGTTTATCGTGAAAAAGAGGTAGAAGCTGCTCGTAAATATTTTTTAGAAGAAGTATCATTCAATGTAACAGATGATAAGCTCCGTTTTAAGTCTCGTGAAAAATCTTTGAAAATAAATGCGATTGTTTACATCCCACGCAAAGATTTTGAAGAAGTGAAGCTATATACATTTAATGGGCAACTAAACGGAGATGTAATTGAGGCTGCGAGGTTTGAAGCAAAAACAGTCAATGGTCGAATTTCGATTGATAAGCTTAGTGGTAGTAAGGTGACATTAGAAACTGTAAATGGTAGCATTACTGTTAATAAACTAGCTGCAGAAAAAGTAGAAGCCAAAACGGTTCACGGGACAATTCATCTACCTGTCACTGGTGGCGAAGCTGATGTGGAAACACTAAACGGAACAATCAAATATAAGCTAACGGAAAAAGTGAAAAGTAAAGCCTATCTAAAAACAACAACTGGCAGCATCGAAATTACCATTCCGTCTGAAATGAAAACAGAAGGTGAATTTAAAACTGTTGTCGGCGGCTTTACGTGTGATTTACCAAAAATGGAAGTACTGGATGAGAAAAAGGACATCGTTAATAAATTTGTTACATTCGTATCAAATAAAGGGATCGAACCAGTTTTTTATGTAGAAGCAGAAGCGAGAACTGGATCAATCCTCATTCAAAACTAA
- the uvrA gene encoding excinuclease ABC subunit UvrA: MALENIVVKGARSHNLKNIDVTIPRDKLVVLTGLSGSGKSSLAFDTIYAEGQRRYVESLSAYARQFLGQMDKPDVDAIEGLSPAISIDQKTTSRNPRSTVGTVTEIYDYLRLLYARIGRPICPKHEIEISSQTIQQMVDQIMSFPERTKMQILAPIVSGRKGEHVKTLEDIKKQGFVRVRVNGEILEVAEEINLEKNKKHSIEVVIDRIVVKPGIETRLADSLETALNLADGRVMIDIIDGEELLFSQHHACPQCGFSIGELEPRMFSFNSPFGACPTCDGLGSKLEVDLDLVIPDWSKSLRGHALAPWEPTSSQYYPQLLASVCDHYGIDMDVPIEQIPKHLLEKVLAGSNGEKIYFRYENEFGHIRENEIEFEGVLHNLARRYKETSSDYIREQMEGYMAQKPCPTCKGNRLKKESLAVLINGRQIGEITAMSVKDAKHFFETLDLTEKEQAIARLILREINERLGFLINVGLDYLSLSRAAGTLSGGEAQRIRLATQIGSSLMGVLYILDEPSIGLHQRDNNRLIATLEHMRDLGNTLIVVEHDEDTMMAADYIFDIGPGAGVHGGMITAEGTPEQIMENENSLTGQYLSGKKFISLPAERRKSDGRFLEIKGAAENNLKNVSVKVPLGIFVAVTGVSGSGKSTLINDILYKSIAQNLYKTKEKPGKHKSIQGLEHIDKVIDIDQSPIGRTPRSNPATYTGVFDDIRDVFAMTNEAKVRGYKKGRFSFNVKGGRCEACRGDGIIKIEMHFLPDVYVPCEVCHGKRYNRETLDITYKGKTVSEILDMTVEDGVEFFANIPKIKRKIQTLFDVGLGYMKLGQPATTLSGGEAQRVKLASELHRRSTGKTIYILDEPTTGLHVDDIDRLLKVLQRLVDQGDTVLVIEHNLDVIKTVDYIIDLGPEGGDKGGTIIATGTPEDVAATEASYTGFYLKPILERDRERMEDRMKAISR; encoded by the coding sequence ATGGCTTTAGAAAATATCGTTGTAAAAGGGGCTCGCTCTCACAATTTAAAAAATATTGATGTGACGATCCCTCGTGACAAATTGGTTGTCCTAACTGGTTTGTCTGGATCAGGTAAGTCGTCGTTAGCGTTCGATACGATCTACGCTGAAGGGCAGAGACGTTATGTCGAATCATTATCAGCCTACGCCCGCCAGTTTTTAGGGCAAATGGATAAGCCGGATGTGGACGCGATTGAAGGTTTATCACCGGCGATCTCGATCGATCAAAAAACGACAAGCCGAAACCCTCGTTCTACTGTAGGAACTGTCACGGAAATTTATGATTATTTACGGCTTCTTTACGCTCGTATCGGTCGCCCTATTTGTCCAAAGCATGAAATTGAAATTTCATCGCAAACGATTCAACAAATGGTCGATCAAATTATGAGTTTTCCAGAACGAACGAAAATGCAAATCTTAGCACCGATTGTATCAGGTCGTAAAGGTGAGCACGTTAAAACGTTAGAGGATATTAAAAAGCAAGGCTTTGTCCGTGTTCGTGTCAACGGAGAAATTCTAGAAGTAGCCGAAGAGATTAATCTTGAAAAAAATAAAAAGCATAGCATTGAAGTCGTCATTGATCGGATTGTTGTGAAACCTGGAATCGAAACGAGACTCGCAGACTCATTGGAGACGGCATTAAATCTTGCAGATGGTCGCGTGATGATTGACATTATCGATGGTGAAGAGCTTCTGTTCAGCCAGCATCACGCCTGTCCTCAATGTGGATTTTCGATCGGTGAGCTTGAACCTAGAATGTTCTCGTTTAATAGCCCATTTGGTGCTTGTCCCACATGTGACGGGCTAGGGTCAAAGTTAGAGGTAGATTTAGATTTGGTCATTCCAGACTGGTCTAAGTCATTAAGAGGACATGCTCTCGCCCCTTGGGAACCAACAAGTTCCCAATACTATCCGCAACTACTTGCGAGTGTTTGTGATCATTATGGGATTGATATGGATGTTCCAATTGAACAAATTCCAAAGCACTTGCTTGAAAAAGTGTTAGCAGGTAGTAATGGCGAAAAAATTTACTTCCGCTATGAAAATGAATTTGGCCACATCCGTGAAAATGAAATTGAGTTTGAAGGTGTTCTTCATAACCTAGCTCGCCGTTACAAAGAAACGAGTTCTGATTATATTCGTGAACAAATGGAAGGCTACATGGCGCAAAAGCCTTGTCCAACCTGTAAAGGAAACCGCCTCAAAAAAGAAAGTTTAGCCGTCCTAATTAACGGTAGACAAATTGGTGAAATTACGGCAATGTCAGTCAAAGACGCGAAGCACTTTTTTGAAACGCTTGATTTAACGGAAAAAGAGCAGGCAATCGCTCGTTTAATTTTACGAGAGATCAACGAACGTCTCGGGTTTTTAATTAATGTTGGGCTTGATTATTTATCATTATCAAGAGCTGCAGGAACGCTATCTGGTGGAGAAGCACAACGAATTCGTCTAGCAACGCAAATCGGTTCGTCGCTCATGGGCGTCCTTTATATTTTGGACGAGCCATCCATCGGTCTTCACCAACGGGATAATAATCGGCTCATCGCAACATTAGAGCATATGCGCGACTTAGGAAATACGCTCATCGTTGTCGAGCACGACGAAGATACGATGATGGCTGCTGACTACATTTTTGATATTGGCCCTGGTGCAGGTGTGCATGGTGGGATGATCACTGCCGAAGGAACACCAGAGCAAATTATGGAAAACGAAAATTCGTTAACGGGACAATATTTGTCTGGGAAAAAATTTATCTCCTTGCCTGCTGAACGCCGGAAATCAGATGGGCGCTTTCTTGAAATTAAAGGGGCTGCTGAAAACAACCTGAAAAATGTTTCGGTAAAGGTACCGCTTGGGATCTTTGTCGCCGTAACTGGCGTTTCTGGTTCTGGTAAAAGTACGTTAATTAACGACATCTTATATAAATCAATTGCGCAAAATCTTTACAAAACAAAAGAAAAGCCAGGAAAACACAAATCAATCCAAGGCTTAGAGCATATCGATAAAGTGATTGATATCGACCAATCACCAATTGGACGGACGCCACGTTCGAACCCAGCGACCTACACTGGAGTTTTTGATGACATTCGTGATGTGTTTGCGATGACAAACGAAGCAAAAGTTCGTGGCTATAAAAAAGGTCGTTTCTCGTTCAACGTTAAAGGCGGTCGTTGTGAAGCTTGCCGTGGCGATGGGATTATAAAAATTGAAATGCACTTTTTACCAGATGTGTACGTTCCTTGTGAAGTTTGCCACGGCAAACGTTATAACCGAGAAACGCTAGATATCACCTACAAAGGTAAAACGGTTTCTGAAATTCTAGATATGACAGTAGAGGATGGCGTCGAATTTTTCGCGAACATCCCGAAAATCAAGCGTAAAATTCAAACCTTATTCGATGTAGGCTTAGGCTACATGAAGCTTGGTCAACCGGCTACAACATTGTCAGGGGGAGAAGCGCAACGGGTTAAGCTTGCTTCAGAATTACACCGCCGTTCAACAGGGAAGACGATTTATATCCTTGATGAACCGACAACGGGACTTCATGTCGATGACATTGATCGCTTACTGAAAGTTTTGCAACGCCTTGTTGATCAAGGTGATACCGTATTGGTGATAGAGCATAACCTTGATGTTATTAAAACCGTGGACTACATCATTGATCTTGGCCCAGAAGGTGGCGACAAAGGCGGAACGATCATTGCGACCGGAACACCTGAAGACGTAGCTGCAACAGAAGCATCTTATACTGGCTTTTATTTAAAGCCAATCCTCGAACGTGACCGAGAGCGAATGGAAGACCGTATGAAGGCAATTTCAAGATAG